Proteins encoded together in one Synechococcus sp. A15-62 window:
- a CDS encoding sugar phosphate isomerase/epimerase: protein MSSPRLLLFKTLWGWTGSLEQACSSAECERFDGLEVNLDHPCLKALQPEGIRRCLSDAKQHLIVEIVTGGDYTPDLNCSPSQHLDQVQRGLERAMALAPLKITLITGSDSWQEVEQHRFLDRLLDKIDACSIPVTLETHRSRSLFNPWRMPAWLARHPRLRLTADLSHWCAVSERLMTPELPPIQAVAARVDHIHARIGHAQGPSVSHPFAPEWAEALESHRRCWQLFLDQSARPERPITMTPEFGPDGYMPLQPFTAAPLADVQLLNAEMASWLRSSMLFPADPNRSR from the coding sequence TTGAGCAGCCCCAGGTTGCTGCTGTTCAAAACACTGTGGGGCTGGACTGGGTCCCTTGAACAGGCCTGCTCCTCCGCTGAATGCGAGCGCTTTGATGGCCTTGAGGTGAACCTCGATCACCCTTGTCTTAAGGCTCTTCAGCCTGAAGGGATCCGTCGCTGCCTCTCCGATGCAAAACAGCATCTGATTGTTGAAATTGTTACCGGGGGGGATTACACCCCCGATCTCAACTGCTCTCCATCGCAGCATCTGGATCAAGTTCAGCGCGGCTTGGAGCGAGCCATGGCGCTGGCCCCGCTCAAGATCACTTTGATCACCGGCAGCGATAGCTGGCAAGAAGTTGAGCAGCATCGTTTTCTCGACAGACTTTTGGACAAAATTGATGCGTGTTCGATTCCGGTGACGCTCGAGACGCATCGCAGTCGTTCTCTCTTCAACCCATGGCGCATGCCCGCCTGGCTGGCCCGCCATCCACGGCTTCGGCTCACAGCGGATCTCAGTCACTGGTGTGCGGTATCGGAACGGTTAATGACACCTGAACTCCCCCCCATTCAGGCGGTGGCCGCTCGGGTTGATCACATTCATGCCCGAATCGGCCATGCTCAGGGGCCCTCCGTCAGCCACCCTTTCGCACCGGAATGGGCTGAGGCCCTCGAGAGCCATCGCCGCTGTTGGCAGTTGTTTCTCGATCAAAGCGCGAGGCCCGAACGGCCGATCACGATGACGCCTGAGTTTGGCCCCGATGGCTACATGCCGCTTCAGCCATTCACAGCTGCACCCCTTGCGGATGTTCAGCTCCTCAATGCAGAGATGGCCTCATGGCTGCGTTCCTCAATGCTGTTTCCTGCTGATCCCAACCGTTCTCGATAA
- a CDS encoding aromatic ring-hydroxylating dioxygenase subunit alpha, with product MLNQTFLPASLYRGDAMHQWDIHTYANHYWHPVAPISHLQPGEVLAITMLDQPLLLTWPTGEHPRAFRNRCPHRGVAFGQGGGTGQSCRRLVCPYHGWTYNLRGELLAAAREADFEQDFDRQGWGLQELACRIDGPLIWIAFSDKALTLEEQLQLVHTEAGAAWNTASTLLRLSRSSLACNWKIAHDNTLDDYHVAIAHPTTLHREQGPVRDYRHRFSQHNNLLETPHPDGGRFLTFGLPPWSHLLVWPDGRLAWLEFMPERPDRCTMQLHLFAGRDAMDAATADAWLRDMLTFLDEDKALVESVQHGYQEDFQPGPPHQLERRILHWQGLYRERLGSAGNSIEERSHEAISALRS from the coding sequence GTGTTGAATCAGACGTTCCTTCCTGCATCGCTGTACCGCGGCGACGCGATGCATCAATGGGACATCCACACCTATGCCAACCACTACTGGCATCCGGTTGCACCAATCAGCCATCTCCAACCGGGAGAGGTGCTGGCCATCACCATGCTGGATCAGCCACTTCTGCTCACCTGGCCCACTGGAGAGCATCCACGTGCTTTTCGCAACCGCTGTCCCCATCGCGGTGTTGCATTTGGACAAGGCGGAGGAACGGGGCAGTCCTGTCGACGCCTGGTTTGTCCTTATCACGGCTGGACCTACAACCTGCGCGGAGAGCTGCTGGCCGCGGCGCGTGAAGCCGATTTTGAGCAGGACTTTGACCGGCAGGGATGGGGGTTGCAAGAGCTTGCCTGCCGCATCGATGGCCCACTGATCTGGATCGCTTTCAGCGATAAAGCTCTAACACTCGAGGAGCAGCTGCAGCTGGTTCATACCGAAGCCGGAGCAGCCTGGAACACTGCATCCACCCTGCTGCGACTGAGCCGAAGCAGCCTGGCCTGCAATTGGAAGATTGCCCACGACAACACACTTGACGACTACCACGTCGCTATTGCCCATCCGACAACGCTGCACCGCGAACAAGGGCCGGTGAGGGATTACCGCCATCGCTTCAGCCAACACAACAACCTTCTAGAGACACCCCACCCGGACGGGGGTCGATTCCTTACCTTCGGGCTGCCGCCATGGAGCCATCTGCTGGTCTGGCCAGACGGGCGGTTGGCATGGCTGGAATTCATGCCCGAACGACCCGACCGCTGCACGATGCAATTGCACTTGTTCGCAGGCAGAGACGCCATGGATGCAGCCACAGCCGACGCCTGGCTGAGGGACATGCTCACCTTTCTGGACGAAGACAAGGCTTTGGTTGAATCAGTCCAACACGGATATCAAGAGGATTTCCAGCCAGGGCCTCCGCATCAGCTGGAACGAAGGATCCTGCATTGGCAGGGTCTTTATCGAGAACGGTTGGGATCAGCAGGAAACAGCATTGAGGAACGCAGCCATGAGGCCATCTCTGCATTGAGGAGCTGA